The window ccattataagtacaatataAGTTCTTCACGTTGTTGGTCTTTTAGTcggacacagatcctctccaggttacccggtaggtgcggtcgtcgaggtaggacgagagaagggagagaacagagcctgagacaccaagttcctgaagggaggagacaaggatctggtggttgactgtgtcaaatgcagcagagacgtccagaaggacgaggacagaggagagagaggagctctagcagtgtggagttgctcagagacagcaaggagagcagtctctgtggaacggccttgaagcctgactggtgggggtcaagggggttgttacagtggagatcggaggagagttgattaaagatcgcacgttcaagagaTTTGGaccaaaagggaagaagagagaccgtctGTAGATgtgttcttcagaagggttgagggtaggtttcttcaggagagggttgactcttgcctccttcagagaattgggaaaacagccagataacagagcgttgttgatgagaaaggtaaggaacggaagaaggtcaggtgcgatagattgtagaagatgtgatggaatggggtcaagagggcaggtggtggacgggcagaggttactaggttAAGAACTTGATTAGGAGAcaagggggtgaaagaggaaagtgagggcgaaagaggtgaagACGGTGGGAcacgagaaggaggaggtgggtttgagaaagaggagcgtatgtcagctattttctttggTTCCTGCGGTGATCGACGCCATGCTGAGGGACCGGGTGCTGCCCAGCGCCATCGGACACACCACCACTGGGGTGGaggtgttctcaggtgtgatccaggtctcggtgagagcgaggaagtcaagtgactgctggatagcgaagctggagatgaagtctgccttgcgagtcgctgactggcaggtccagaggcctcctgtgacaAGGTGcacatgtgtggagcgggtgggatcggtgagagaggagaggttacgatagagagcggatctggcccgaggcctgtagtatctgcgggaagcgGTTCGGACGGGTACGGGtcaaggggtcaaacacattatgaaAAATAGCAGGAAACGGCGTCGCATTCAGCCGCCCAGAAGACTCCGCGAAAGACTccttagtctttgtcctgcttgtctTCATGCGGCTCAACCTCTCTAAATACTCCCTCGCCAGTGGACGTCTACGACCACTTGTTAAAGTGGTCGTTATTAAATTATAGACCCTCAAACATGCAAAAgtctcaaataaaacaaaactctGATCTGATCATATAATAAACGATTACACTATCAGCACAAGATAATTAAAGTGGGCGGTTCTGGAGGCTTTCAGTCgttgatgtaatgtaacataatgTGATATGAAAGAATACGATAAAATGAAATGGTTCTATGCTTCAGGACGAGCAACGGGAAGAGTACAGTGATCAACGCCATGCTGAGGGACCGCGTGTTGCCCAGCGGCATCGGTCACACCACAAACTGCTTCCTGAGGGTGGAAGGAACCGACGCCGACGAGGCTTACCTCACCACCGAGGCGTACAGCGACCGGAGGAGCGTCACCGTACGTCCAACACTCCAGTCCCACATGTTGGAGGGTTTAGAGACGTGTTATGGCATCATGCATCGGTCAGACTCCTCTGGGTAACttgctgctcctctgcctcctcagaCGGTGAACCAGCTGGCTCATGCCCTCCACATGGTTCCCACTCTGGACTCTGGCAGTCTGGTGAAGGTGATGTGGCCTAAAAGCCGTTGTGCTCTGCTGAGAGACGACCTGGTGCTGATggacaggtaacacacacagctacacacaccttgacacacgcacacacacacaactggtcTCAATAAGAGAAACATCCGTTAAGTGAAGACGTACTTTTAGCTTCTGTACTAATGATCatgtctgacctctgacccctgacccaGCCCTGGCACTGACGTCACTCTAGAGTTAGACACCTGGATCGATAAGTTCTGTCTGGATGCCGACGTCTTCGTTTTGGTTGGAAACGCTGAGTCGACGCTCATGAACACAGTAAATAATTTGTTCATGTATATAAAGTacttatatctatatatatatatagatatatatgtgtgtacatgtgtgttctGCAGGAGAAACTGTTCTTCCACAAAGTCAGCGAGCGAATCTCCAAACCGAATATCTTCATCCTCCACAACCGATGGGACGCGTCAGTGAGTGAACCTGAATACATCGAGGAGGTCAGTGTTTGGGGTTAGGGTTCATCTGAGGGATCTATAATGTACTCATCTACTAAGATCTATCTCGCTAAGAGAACTAGGATCTACCCAACCTGGGGTAAGATGATTTACCATGTATTTAGTTAAGGGAACTCGGATATACCCTCCTAAGAGAACGTAGGATGTACCCAGCTAAGGGATCTATGATGTACGTGGCTAAACTGTAGAGCAACCCAGGAAAGTTGGATGTACCCACTGTTGTTCCAGGTGAGGAAGCAGCACCTGGACCGCGGTGTGCGTTTCCTGGCCGAGGAGCTGAAGGTGGTCAGCCTGGACGAGGCTCCGGGAAGGATCTTCTTTGTCTCCGCCAAGGAGGTCCTGAGCTCCAGGATGCAGCGAGCACAGGGCATGCCTGAGACAGGTGAGACAGGTAAGGTCAGTAAGACACGCAGAGACAATCAATGTCTCAGTGTCTCAAGAGATTATTTTACACTCAACTATCCACCAGGATATACTATTAATAACAATCATTTTCTTatgagaaagacaaaagaaaatgattatCTTCGTATAATAATACGCATAAGAAATAGGACAATTAAAGTAAATACAATTGTGCAATATTTAAACATCAGTATGACGAAGAAGACAATGAGATGACTCATAAATATCTCATGAATTATTTGTCCCCCTTCGTCTTCCTGCAGGTGGCGCTCTCGCTGAAGGTTTCCATGAGAGACTCAGAGAGTTCCAGATGTTTGAGAGGACGTTTGAGGTACAAAGACATTTAGTGTTTTAGTGTAAAATAAGTGAACCAGCCGATGTAACTGgtaacctttgacccctgcaGGAGTTCATCTCTCAGTCTGCAGTGAAGACCAAGTTTGAGCAGCACACAGTGAGAGCGAGGCAGATCACTGAGGCCATCAAAGCCGTGATGGACGCCATCAACATCGCCTCGGCCGACAGGAAGTCGGAAAAACTCACTCGCTCACTTCCTCTTTAACAACATGAGCAGACGGTTGAGAGGAAGACGTTTCTTGTCATCTCTCCTCTGACAGGATCTGCTGCCTGGAGGAGCGTGAGGATCAGAAGGACCGGCTCGACTTCGTCAGAGGACAGATTAACCGTCTCACCGTCAGCGTCAAAGAGAGGATCAAGACTCTGACCGACGACGTCTCTGCCAAGGTTCCCTCCCCACAGCCGACACACACAACTCACATTCTTTCTTATTTTATAGAATATACAAATGAATTATTTGAATGTTGATGAAAATAGAGGAGGCTAAAGATTGACGAGTTGAGTCAGGATGGAGATTTGACTTTTGATACACATCGTTATGGACGATGCTTCCAGCAGATCTTCTCCCTGGTCCCTCACGGTCAGTGTGGAGATACGATCGGATAACCAGTCGGAAGCTGTAAATCTAGAAGGAAGATGCTGAATACGTAGGCTGATTTAGCGCGGCCGATGAGGATTGATGTGTATGTGACGCAGACCTAACCGTGTGTCTTCAGTGTGACTTGTTGTGTAGCTGTGGACTAACAGCAGGTTCACGTCAGGTTGCCACCGCGCTGACGGATCAGATCCGCTCGCTTCCCGTTCTGGTGGAGGAGTTCAGAGCAGATTTCAACCCCACACAAGAAGCTCTGGAGCTCTACAAAACTGTGAGTACAGCAGCACGCTAACAAGTACTCCACCTGTGTACAAGTACCACGTCCAGTGAGGGAAATGCAGGATGTGATAGAAACGGGGGCAGAAAACGTGCAAAATAGAGATTACAGATGGAAACGATGGTAGAAAATAAAGTGGATGACAGCAAAGAAATGAAGATACAACTACAAGATAAGGGTTACAGGAAAAGAACATCGAGATGAGTGAATCTAGATGATTAGAAGTCGTGGCGATGCTAGAACGTATCTGGCGTCGTGTCTCcagaagctgctgcagcacgtgGAGGACAGGCTGGTCGGCTGTTTGTCTCATCGCTGCTCAGCCGGCGTCCTCAGGGACATGGCAGAGACTCAGAGACACATGACGGGTACGACCTCTCGCTCTGCCTCTGTGCTCCGGGCTGGTCTCAAACGTGCCAGCTGACGGTCTGTCCTTTGTCCTCAGACAGCGTCCAACCTCTTCTGTCTCCGTCAGTCCACGACCGGCTCTCCGCTCCCTCCGCCTCCTTCGACCTGACCTACGACCTCGGCCTGGTCGCCCTGTGCGCAGACTTCCGTGAGAACATCGAGTTCCAGTTCTCTCTGGGCTGGACGGCCCTCGTCGCCCGCTTCATCGGCGCGTCCAACGCCAAGCGGGCGCTGGGCGCCGCCGCAGACGTGCGGCCTCAGGTGGGtccggccgccgccgccttgTTTATGCGTCCACGTTGTTTACGCTTCAGCTCGTCTCCGTTGATGCTGTTTGCAGGAAACATCCACCTTCAAGGACGACATGGCGGTTTCCATAGCGACGGGCCTGTGCTGCGTCTCCTCCCGAGCGTCCATGGCGGGGATGGTGGTCGGTGGCGTGGTGAGCTGATGTTCTCATTATTTCTTTGTAGTTTCTTTGTTTCATAcagcacgcacacgcgtgtgcatggcctcctgtgtgcgtgcgctgCAGGTGTGGCGCTCTGTGGGCTGGCGTCTCCTCGCTCTGTCCTTGTCTCTCTACGGGCTGCTCTACCTGTACGAGAAGCTCACCTGGACGGACGGCAGCAGGGAGCGCGCCCTGAAGCAGCAGTTTGTGGAGCACGCCGCTCGTCGCCTGAGGGCCGCCGTCCCCGCCGCCGGCTCCGCCTGCAGCCAGCAGGTGCACAAGTAAGACCCCCCGGACGGCCGCGGCCTCGCCTGAGTGGACTCCGACTGTGGCTCACctgctctttgtgtttgagGGAGCTGGCGTCCACCTTCGGCCGCCTGGCGCAGAGAGTCGATCTGAGCGAGGCGGAACTGGAGGGGAACATCCGGCAGCTGAGCTTCAGGATCCAGAGACTGGAGAACCTCCAGAGGAGGTCCAAGGCcttcaggtcagaggtcacactcTCACTGAGGGCGGGTCAGTGAAGTACAGGGAACTAAACCTTATTATAGTCACACAATATTTATCTATGGCATCATTTCAATACTCTCATTAGGTCATTAAaccttaaaaaatacaaaaatatcgTAAAAACACGACAAAGTCAAATAAGAATgagatattatattatattccaTTGTACTTATTAGGTTTAAGGATGTACAATAATGAGCTAATAGCTCATACTAGGACGGTAAACACATCATACTTCATGGCGATAACGTTGCATGTTCTCATGTTCACTGAgcggagcctgaacgcatcataatgTAACTTAAGTGAACCTCCGTGTCTCTAAACACTCATTGGTTATTTACTAAATGACATCATCGGAGACCAGAGAACATCAATGATATCATTGAATATTGGGGGATAAAACTTTATTAACACTCTGGAGCTTAACATTGTTAAGTGTTGGTACATTACATCACCGGCtcttatccaaagccacttacaatcaGTGCACCTCAAActagcagtttatcacatgcagagcggagagtgcgggtcgggatgtcgggttggaccaggtcctggatgtaagctggaccccgtccattcacagcatgctacgtgagcaccagtgtttagaactggatgagccaccggtaccagtgaagagagcgagAACTTCCTGTACTGAGTCTCCTTTGTGTCTACAGGAACCGAGCCACAGAGCTGGAGACCCAACTGGAGGCCTTCTCCGTCCAGTACCTGCAGGAGGTCTAACTGGACTCATGTTACGCTTAGAGATCATATCACCACTCCTCCATCTTATCTGCATGTTAGTACGGCAACCCACAAGGGACAAACGGACCTCTGGAACCGCCCGGCTCTACAAGGAAAAGACtttgggaggaagaggaagaggaggaagctgcTGACTCACTACTTCTTCTCCTGAGGAGTTTGAGGAGTACATCTGGACAGTTGGAGAACACAAGCCTtgtttccagatgtttctgaAGCTGGTTTTTATCTGCTCCTGATCCTGCAGGATCAAGACCAACACATGACAACGTTTGGGGGATCGTGTGAAGCAGCAACACCAGTATAGATGTTACCAtagctagctaagctaaccgcTAACTAAACATAAATACATGTGAGATGAATCCTGTTTGTCATTAAAGTCTCGTCTGACTGAGGAGAAGCTATGTGTTTTACtgtcatgtgattggttgaaagtcAGAGGAGGCGTGAGCATGGAGCCGTTTCCATACGcacatatacacatgtatatatatataaatatatatatatatatatatatacacacacaggtagttttctggatttttgtgtTGATATACTGTTTGTCACTGTTAAAATACACCTACGATTATATTTATAGATTTCTTTGCAAGTGGCCAAACTTGGTCAGGGGTTCAGATACTTTGTCCCCACTGAACATACGTATATAATCACTTCCAGATCAAAGGAAATGATCAGCTTTTAGGTTCAGTATcgtttgtttgatttgtaaaaTATCAGTTTACATGATTATTGTCTGTTTACATGAGAAACATCAACACTTCAAAGAAACATGAGAACTGAGGAAGAATCTCACTGATTGATCCTTTGATCCGCCAATCAATCAATGGCTGGAAGCAAAACTAAACAagcaatgagagaaaaacatgaacaaagcgtcaaagaacaaaacccaaataaatGATTCTAGTTTCTTTGAAACAAAACGAACACAAGATGCTTCATATTCATGTTAAATGTGATTATTGATACTTTACATGGATTCTGCTGCTTCGTTCtcacactgcgtgtgtgtgtgtgtgtgtgtgtgtgtgtgtgtgtgtgtgtgtgtgtgtgtgtgtgtgtgtgtgtgtgtgtgtgtgtgtgtgtgtgtgtgtgtgtgtgtgtgtgtgtgtgtcgagcagAGGAACTGAAGCCAGACGATCCACCTGAGAGGAAGACGGACCGCCAAAATAAACCTGCACGGCTTCAGTGGCTTTTACAGGTTAAAGCAGGAGGTGAGAGCGCTTCCTCCCGCCCCTtattctgctgctcctccctctcctccccctcctcctccctcctcctccccctccttcctcctccctcctcctccctccctcctctgcctcgctGACCTCCCTGAGCTCCTTGTCATCCCAAACCAAAATGCTTGTTACATCCAACGTCCTCTGTAACTGCAACATCAAATGTTAACGTTTCAAAAGGTTCCAAAGTCAATTTTCAAAACTTGATATTTTGGATTTCAAACTAGAAAAAGCAGAATAAAGTTTAGATGTGTATCTCAGGTCCTTATCTTGAAGTATTTATACTAGATACCACAGAGAGATACTTAACTCTCCGCAGTCAGCATGCTAGTTGTTAGCATTAGCGAATGAGCTAACTAAAAGGGTGTTAAACGCCTCGACCAAGCCCATCTGCTCTAATGATGTGTGGCGTGGCGTTGTGGCGCAATTAGCATTTCAGCTAACTAGCTGCTCAATGAGTAGCAGGGAATAACTCGTGTCGATGGGAGAGGATGTGTTCAATaatgacaaaataacaaaagattTAAACCTGTGAAAGCTGACATCAGATGTTCAGATTGATCATTATTCTTAAACAGGTTCACATTAGGGAACTTATGTATtagatgttttgttttaactCAACGCGGATTGCATTCTACTCAGAGATACTTTGAAATAACAATAATCATAATGTGGAGTTAAAGATGGCCGACACCCGCCAGGGTCCAACCGGTCTGGTTCAGTTCTAAGTGTGCAGTTACATTAAGAGTTGTGTTACTCACTTTAAGAGGGACACTTTGATTATTGGCACCACTTCTTGCAGAGGTTTCGCAATAAAAGCGTTTCAGTAAAAAttggtgagtttgtgtgttttactgaGGAATCTGAACAGGAAGTTACGACTTTCATTCGACAAACAAAGTCAAGTAGAAGCAATTTAAAATGCCGGCGCTGTGACATCAGCAGAGAGCGGAGTGTGGTTGAAGTAGATAAAATGAAATGGAGGCTTTTTAATAACATATGATAGAATAGAAAAGACCTGTTTGTGTTTCCGAGAAAGACTCCGCCTCCTCGCCAAGTTCTTCGCCCTCACAGGGCGCTAAAGGGTTGTGCTGTTATATTGCAAAGGGTTTTCCTTTGGATTCAAGGTCGACGGATCCACATGCTGACCCCCAAAGAACGTCCCTCGGACCGACCCCCCTTCATCAGACGTCCACCACCTCAAAGGCCCTCGTCAGCAGGTCCAGGTCCCCGGCGTTGGCGGCCTGGACCAGCTCGGGTCGGTCCATCATGGAGACGGCGATTCGCAGAGCAGCCCAGATGTTGGCCGACATCTGCTGATGGCTGCATTGCTGACTCCGCCTCTGCTGGTTCAGAGCCGTCAGGAAGTTACTGACTGCCTCCCTGCAGAAACGGGACCGGGTCAGACCAGAACCACATGGGTTCTACTGTGATCTCACTGAATACGTCACTGCGATTAGAAAACAACAAGCGATGTCCAACATCAGCTGGAGGCACCTCACAAGCTACAGTTGGGTCTGGTGTTCTCCAGTGTGGACCACGTTCTCTGGTGTGTGAGATCTTGTTAGGTCCTCTAGGGTTTGCCAGGGTTCTAGCTCACCTTTGTTCCTGTGTGATGCAAATGTCAGACAGCTGAAGGTGTTACCTGTGAGCCCCAAGGTTGATGCAGCTGATGCCCAGGTTGTATCTGGACCGGATGAATCCGGGCTGCAGCTCCAGGGCCCTGGTATACGCCTCAACGGCCTCCTCACTGCGGTCTCCATTCGCCAGCGTCGCTCCCAGGCGGTTCCACAGCAGGTAGTCCTGAGGAGgagcaaacaggaagtcaagGCTGACATGATATCACCATAATGTGATGACATCAGGGATCCAACATGGCTCCATGTGactctgatatatatatatatattatattaagatATTCTATAGTTCTGTAGTATTCTAAATATGTTATAAGATCTACCGGCTTtgttataagtgtgtgtgtgtgtgtgtgcgtgtgtgttacctgtggtcTCACTGACAGGGCCGCGCTGAAGGCCTCCACCGCCCTGCTGAAGTCAGAGCCGAGGTTGAAAAGAACTCCCAGTCCGGTCTGCAGATCCGGATCCACTTCTTCCAGATTCAAGATGGCCGCCTcctggaagaggagcaggacgtcctgcagctcacccctacacacacacacacacacacacacacacacacacacacacacacagacagacacacacattacgGCATTATGGCTCTGGATGTATGGCCGCTGAGGCTCGTGGGTAATGAGTACAGGTGTCGCTACCTGGCCggcgtgggggggcggggcccccTGTGAGGCGGGACCAGGTGCTTGTAGCGTGGGTTGTGGCTGAGCCAGCGGCgcagggcggcggcggcccccCGCTGCTCTCCACTGTTGGTGAAGCTGACGGCGAGCGCCATCAGGGCCGGCAGGTTGTTGGGGCGGAGCTGCAGACACCTGCAGCAGGTGTTAGCATAGCCGCGTTAGCACAGGTGGCGCTTTAGTACCACACAGTTGTTTAATAAACTTAATAAGTAATAAAAGAAGCTCAGTATGAAGACGACTTCAGGGTTTGTTTGATACGAGAAACCAATAAAAGTATAGATACACGTAtaaacatttacacagaatattaAGTCTgttaaagtaaaagacaaaccGATGAACCTTTTCCTCCTCTAACGTGACCTTTGACGTAAACAAGTTAATagaagaataaatatatatatttttaacctGGTTGATTAAATCTGCCGCCCCGTTAACTCACCTGTTGATTTACTACAGAGTCTGtaagcacgtgtgtgtgtgtgtgtgtgtgcgcgtgcgtgtgcgtgtgcgtgcgtgcgtgcgtgcgtgtgtgcgtgtgtgtgtgtgtgtgtgactctttATATGCACAAAGCAGCTGAACattaaagagagaaaatgatgaatgaaatgtgaataaataaactaaacctATTTAACTCCTTGTGACAACCGTCTCATCCCATAACGCGTGATGATGCGTGCGATACGTTGGAGTGTTTCTAAGGACCTCTGCAGCGCCGCGATGGCGTTCAGCTCGTTCTCGTTCTCCGCCTGCGTCGTCCCGAGGATCTGCCACGCCTGCGAGCAACACAGCACACGTTAGCGTCCAGCTCCGGCCTCAGCACTGCAGCCGGTGGTCGGCGCGGCGACGGTGAGCGTGACCTCGGAGTCCTGCGGGTCCTGCTGGATggcggcctccagcagcagcacggcgGCGTTCAGGTCGCCCCCCCGGGCGCGGTCCTGGGCCTCGGAGAAGGCGCTGGGCGCATCTCTGTACGGGTTGTTGGTGCTGAAGCAGTAACTCTGGAGGAGACACACAGCCGATGACATCACAGGAGGTCACGTGACCCTGAGATCAGGCCGCTGAATTCATGTTACATTT is drawn from Gasterosteus aculeatus chromosome 3, fGasAcu3.hap1.1, whole genome shotgun sequence and contains these coding sequences:
- the mfn1a gene encoding mitofusin-1 isoform X5, giving the protein MAEESQLTSEPEREAGHGVMDAVDASPLRRFVVAKRLITSIFDQLLDFVKDGSAFVDEAWRGDDPGQVAVEEQSLELQSCATKLWTIKEVLVRRHMKVAFFGRTSNGKSTVINAMLRDRVLPSGIGHTTNCFLRVEGTDADEAYLTTEAYSDRRSVTTVNQLAHALHMVPTLDSGSLVKVMWPKSRCALLRDDLVLMDSPGTDVTLELDTWIDKFCLDADVFVLVGNAESTLMNTEKLFFHKVSERISKPNIFILHNRWDASVSEPEYIEEVRKQHLDRGVRFLAEELKVVSLDEAPGRIFFVSAKEVLSSRMQRAQGMPETGGALAEGFHERLREFQMFERTFEEFISQSAVKTKFEQHTVRARQITEAIKAVMDAINIASADRKICCLEEREDQKDRLDFVRGQINRLTVSVKERIKTLTDDVSAKVATALTDQIRSLPVLVEEFRADFNPTQEALELYKTKLLQHVEDRLVGCLSHRCSAGVLRDMAETQRHMTDSVQPLLSPSVHDRLSAPSASFDLTYDLGLVALCADFRENIEFQFSLGWTALVARFIGASNAKRALGAAADVRPQETSTFKDDMAVSIATGLCCVSSRASMAGMVVGGVVWRSVGWRLLALSLSLYGLLYLYEKLTWTDGSRERALKQQFVEHAARRLRAAVPAAGSACSQQVHKELASTFGRLAQRVDLSEAELEGNIRQLSFRIQRLENLQRRSKAFRNRATELETQLEAFSVQYLQEV